In the Sphingomonas sp. LM7 genome, one interval contains:
- a CDS encoding capsule biosynthesis protein: protein MRLVTHPRTRRIGYAALAAVLALLCVFPQPYVARAKLVPQDNNSIGLGSMMNALGGQLQGFAALFGGAKQPVDMYLAISRGTEVTDAVIAKLKLAGPDAYASQHKARVTLTNKVDIHSLTGGIVEVETRMHDGARAEAITRAYVLAISDRIIALGRDRVRRKRDVVQQRFKEAAGRVVASETALNDFRRRNRLAEPEAQLGSALSLRAGLEAQLQAKLVELQTLQRFQGEENPQLQAVQSEVGSLRGQIARTASPSAGVAGPNVAGMSEVSGEYLNLYRDYRFAQALYEVYARSSEEVAVETLAAETASDVQLIEAPRLDSDRKFNVPAVALLALLIALALFTEIYAPATGIDLRLRKSAP, encoded by the coding sequence ATGAGGCTCGTCACCCATCCGCGCACCCGGCGCATCGGCTATGCCGCCCTCGCCGCCGTCCTCGCGTTGCTCTGCGTCTTCCCGCAGCCCTATGTCGCCCGCGCCAAGCTCGTCCCGCAGGACAATAACAGCATCGGCCTCGGCTCGATGATGAACGCACTAGGGGGCCAGCTCCAGGGCTTCGCCGCCTTGTTCGGCGGCGCCAAGCAGCCGGTCGACATGTACCTCGCGATTTCGCGCGGCACCGAAGTCACCGACGCAGTCATCGCGAAGCTCAAGCTGGCGGGGCCAGACGCCTATGCCAGCCAGCACAAGGCGCGCGTCACGCTGACCAACAAGGTCGACATCCACTCGCTCACCGGCGGCATCGTCGAAGTCGAGACGCGCATGCACGACGGCGCCCGGGCCGAGGCGATCACCCGCGCCTACGTCCTGGCGATCAGCGACCGGATCATCGCGCTCGGCCGCGACCGCGTCCGCCGCAAGCGCGACGTCGTCCAGCAGCGCTTCAAGGAAGCCGCCGGCCGCGTGGTGGCCAGCGAGACCGCACTCAACGACTTCCGCCGCCGCAACCGGCTCGCCGAGCCCGAGGCCCAGCTCGGTTCGGCGCTGTCGCTGCGCGCCGGGCTCGAGGCGCAGCTCCAGGCCAAGCTGGTCGAGCTTCAGACGCTCCAGCGCTTTCAGGGCGAGGAGAATCCACAGCTCCAAGCCGTCCAGTCCGAAGTCGGTTCGCTGCGCGGCCAGATCGCTAGGACCGCGAGCCCGAGCGCCGGCGTCGCCGGCCCCAACGTCGCTGGCATGTCCGAAGTCTCCGGCGAGTATCTCAACCTCTATCGCGACTATCGCTTCGCCCAGGCGCTGTACGAAGTCTACGCGCGCTCTTCTGAGGAAGTCGCAGTCGAGACGCTCGCCGCCGAAACCGCGTCCGACGTCCAACTGATCGAAGCGCCACGGTTGGATTCCGACCGGAAGTTCAACGTCCCCGCCGTGGCGCTGCTCGCCTTGCTGATCGCGCTGGCGCTGTTCACCGAAATCTACGCGCCGGCGACCGGCATCGACCTGCGCTTGCGCAAGAGCGCGCCATGA
- a CDS encoding SLBB domain-containing protein has product MIARSTLLAGCILAVLPMSATAQLAPPVSSGQPQTDPLARRAAAAQVAVPPTEAAPYQPTVIEVPAIDPRGSAERPQDAPGKPAPPTRPSEFETFVSAAAGTPLHRFGADLLVPGARDFAAGPSATVPPDYRLNPGDELLLGLTGSVQASSVRLTVDSEGRIFVPRIGAISVGGVRYGDVHDVIARRVSRQYRGFQLEVSVGRLHGVTVYVTGFAAAPGSYTVGSLSTLVNAVLASGGPAAGGSFRSIQLRRGGKLVSDFDLYDLLLKGDRSGDAVLQNGDVLYIAPAGEQVAVIGSVNREAIFEVAPGETVSDAVRYAGGVNTVADASRLMVFDSLGREGKGWEELSAAEAGLRKARRGDIVRVLSQVGIARPLAQQSVLVTISGEVAKPGRYYFQPGTRLADVVAQAGGLTGQAFPYASVITRESVKAQQQQSFERAVEDAELLLTTQPVTSANRAELVQPANLALVRSIVDQLRERRPNGRLVFDLPVTAQALPGALILENNDTIYVPPRPVTVGVFGAVPTPASFAYRDGATIGDFVRSAGGVQKLGDKKEIFVVRANGTVLADGKRVLRATALPGDLVYVPIDANRGEFWARLRDITSSLFGGVIGAASIVNLTQ; this is encoded by the coding sequence ATGATTGCCCGATCCACGCTTCTCGCCGGCTGTATTCTCGCCGTGCTGCCCATGTCCGCGACGGCGCAGCTCGCCCCGCCGGTTTCCTCTGGGCAGCCGCAAACCGACCCGCTCGCCCGCCGCGCCGCCGCGGCGCAGGTCGCGGTCCCGCCGACCGAAGCCGCGCCGTACCAGCCGACGGTGATCGAAGTGCCGGCCATCGACCCGCGCGGTTCGGCCGAGCGACCACAGGACGCGCCCGGCAAGCCCGCCCCGCCGACGCGTCCTAGCGAGTTCGAGACCTTCGTCTCTGCCGCGGCTGGCACCCCCCTGCACCGCTTCGGGGCCGACCTGCTCGTTCCGGGCGCGCGCGACTTCGCCGCCGGTCCCAGCGCCACCGTGCCACCCGATTATCGGCTCAATCCCGGAGACGAATTGCTCCTGGGCCTTACCGGTTCGGTTCAGGCGTCCAGCGTCCGGCTGACGGTCGACAGCGAGGGACGCATCTTCGTTCCCCGCATTGGCGCGATCTCTGTGGGTGGCGTTCGCTATGGCGACGTCCACGACGTCATCGCGCGCCGGGTCTCGCGGCAATATCGCGGCTTCCAGCTCGAAGTCTCTGTCGGCCGACTGCACGGCGTCACGGTCTATGTCACCGGCTTCGCGGCAGCGCCCGGCTCGTACACCGTCGGCAGCCTCTCTACCCTGGTCAACGCGGTGCTCGCCTCGGGCGGCCCCGCGGCGGGCGGCAGCTTCCGCTCGATCCAGCTGCGCCGCGGCGGCAAGCTCGTCTCGGACTTCGATCTCTACGATTTGCTGCTCAAGGGCGACCGCAGCGGCGACGCCGTGCTCCAGAATGGCGACGTCCTCTATATCGCGCCGGCCGGCGAGCAGGTCGCCGTGATCGGCAGCGTCAACCGCGAGGCGATCTTCGAAGTCGCGCCGGGCGAGACCGTCAGCGACGCGGTCCGCTATGCCGGCGGCGTAAACACCGTGGCCGACGCCAGCCGGCTGATGGTATTCGATTCGCTCGGCCGCGAGGGCAAGGGCTGGGAGGAACTCAGCGCCGCCGAAGCGGGGCTCCGCAAAGCGCGCCGCGGCGACATCGTCCGCGTACTCTCGCAGGTCGGCATCGCGCGTCCACTCGCGCAGCAATCGGTACTGGTTACGATCAGCGGCGAAGTCGCCAAGCCCGGCCGCTATTATTTCCAGCCCGGCACGCGCCTCGCCGATGTCGTCGCGCAGGCCGGCGGTCTGACCGGCCAGGCATTCCCCTATGCCAGCGTGATCACCCGCGAGAGCGTCAAGGCGCAGCAGCAACAGAGCTTCGAACGCGCCGTCGAGGACGCAGAGTTGCTGCTCACCACGCAGCCGGTGACCTCGGCCAACCGCGCGGAGCTCGTCCAGCCCGCCAACCTCGCTTTAGTCCGCTCGATCGTCGACCAGCTCCGCGAGCGCCGCCCCAATGGCCGCCTCGTCTTCGACTTGCCGGTCACTGCGCAGGCGCTCCCCGGCGCGCTGATCCTCGAGAACAACGACACGATCTACGTGCCGCCGCGTCCGGTGACCGTCGGCGTATTCGGCGCGGTGCCGACCCCGGCCTCGTTCGCCTATCGCGACGGTGCGACGATCGGCGACTTCGTCCGCTCGGCGGGCGGCGTGCAGAAGCTCGGCGACAAGAAGGAAATCTTCGTCGTCCGCGCCAACGGCACCGTTCTTGCCGACGGCAAGCGCGTGCTGCGTGCGACTGCGCTGCCCGGCGATCTCGTCTACGTGCCCATCGACGCCAATCGCGGCGAGTTCTGGGCGCGGCTGCGCGACATCACCTCCAGCCTGTTCGGCGGCGTGATCGGCGCGGCGTCGATCGTGAACCTCACGCAATGA
- a CDS encoding inositol monophosphatase family protein, translating to MPLHEEVSALLRTVADTVVVPRFRTLAAHEVAIKTAGEIVTVVDRESELRLHAGLAKLGLGARILGEEAAEMDPALLDGVGEGLVWLIDPLDGTANFAAGRQPFGMMIALVEDGDPIAGWMLDPLSGRLCHAARGFGATINGARVRSRPTDTARPRAALGTHFLVSDRRVRAHAHADLHLDVVPVPRCAAESYPRLVLGEDDVALFQRILPWDHAAGALFLTEAGGHITHWDGAPYRVGGRSTGVLAAASDALWEQAANVLLGPAAGLVELECLTS from the coding sequence ATGCCGTTACACGAAGAGGTCTCCGCGCTGTTGCGCACCGTCGCCGATACGGTGGTGGTGCCCCGGTTCCGCACGCTCGCGGCGCATGAAGTCGCGATCAAGACGGCGGGCGAGATCGTTACCGTCGTCGATCGCGAGTCAGAGCTTCGCCTGCATGCCGGGCTGGCGAAACTCGGGCTCGGCGCGCGGATCCTGGGCGAGGAAGCCGCCGAGATGGACCCGGCGTTGCTCGACGGGGTCGGCGAAGGACTGGTCTGGCTGATCGACCCGCTCGACGGCACTGCGAACTTCGCGGCGGGCCGTCAACCGTTCGGCATGATGATTGCGCTCGTCGAAGATGGCGATCCGATTGCCGGATGGATGCTCGATCCGTTGAGCGGGCGGCTGTGTCATGCGGCACGCGGCTTCGGCGCGACGATCAACGGCGCGCGCGTCCGCTCCCGGCCGACCGACACGGCGCGGCCTCGCGCAGCGCTTGGCACCCATTTTCTCGTCTCGGATCGGCGTGTGCGTGCCCACGCCCACGCCGATCTGCATCTCGATGTCGTCCCCGTCCCGCGCTGCGCCGCCGAGAGCTATCCGCGGCTCGTGCTCGGGGAGGACGATGTGGCCTTGTTCCAGCGCATCCTGCCCTGGGATCATGCCGCAGGCGCCTTGTTCCTCACCGAAGCGGGAGGCCACATCACCCATTGGGACGGAGCGCCATATCGCGTCGGCGGCCGCAGCACCGGCGTCCTCGCCGCTGCGAGCGACGCGCTGTGGGAACAGGCGGCCAATGTCCTGCTTGGCCCCGCCGCCGGCCTAGTCGAACTGGAATGCCTGACCTCATGA
- a CDS encoding aldolase/citrate lyase family protein has protein sequence MNSTERRMLDMLKKGRDRYGVVAVKAEFEAEGTRPDEFLRLLELAHRADLKVALKIGGCEAVSDLLASKLYGVDHVIAPMIETPYALTKFVEARTKTYGENPQGSQFLFNLETEATLRNLDAMLPIAKAKLDGIVFGRVDFTLSRGLPRKAINDRQITDAVLRVAQACAANDLTLVVGGSVAVEAGAALREIRSVRLDRFETRKVIFDGSAAESPLFEAGIANAVAFELAWLENKRDYYRAIADEDLSRIRMIQERSTGATVNRLASVAA, from the coding sequence ATGAATTCCACGGAACGCCGCATGCTCGACATGCTCAAAAAGGGTCGCGACCGCTACGGCGTCGTCGCGGTCAAGGCGGAGTTCGAAGCCGAGGGCACTCGCCCCGACGAATTTCTCCGCCTGCTCGAGCTCGCGCACCGTGCCGATCTCAAGGTCGCGCTCAAGATCGGCGGCTGCGAGGCGGTATCGGACCTGCTCGCCTCGAAGCTCTACGGCGTCGATCACGTCATCGCCCCGATGATCGAGACGCCCTACGCGCTGACCAAGTTCGTCGAGGCGCGGACCAAGACTTATGGCGAGAACCCGCAAGGCTCGCAGTTCCTGTTCAATCTCGAGACCGAGGCGACGCTGCGCAATCTCGACGCGATGCTGCCGATCGCCAAGGCGAAGCTCGACGGTATCGTGTTCGGCCGGGTCGATTTCACCCTTTCGCGCGGGCTGCCGCGCAAGGCGATCAACGACCGCCAGATCACCGACGCCGTGCTCCGCGTCGCGCAGGCCTGCGCGGCCAACGACCTGACCCTGGTCGTCGGCGGCTCGGTCGCAGTCGAGGCGGGCGCGGCGCTCCGCGAGATCCGCAGCGTGCGGCTCGACCGGTTCGAGACGCGAAAAGTGATCTTCGACGGCTCGGCAGCGGAATCGCCACTGTTCGAGGCGGGAATCGCCAACGCCGTGGCGTTCGAGCTCGCTTGGCTGGAGAACAAGCGTGATTATTACCGCGCCATCGCCGACGAGGATTTGTCGCGCATCCGGATGATCCAGGAGCGCAGCACCGGCGCCACGGTCAACCGGCTGGCGAGCGTGGCTGCCTGA
- a CDS encoding M23 family metallopeptidase, giving the protein MPGITPELPGGRDAAFRPAPADPAPMKEPPIEPEAPASSGIRAALPRLSSHFGRRGDPFRRTSAMHYGIDIPGRLGTPVLASAPGVVRFAGNAGSYGGMVEIAHDGAVDTRYAHLSRILVRPGTRVEQGQPVALMGSTGRSTGSHLHFEVRVAGTAVDPLPYLGTATSPTVAKAWIASDAPHISAFAKARADGQQGRAF; this is encoded by the coding sequence GTGCCGGGCATCACCCCTGAGCTCCCCGGCGGCCGCGACGCAGCGTTCCGCCCCGCACCCGCCGATCCCGCGCCGATGAAGGAACCGCCGATCGAGCCGGAGGCGCCTGCATCGTCCGGGATCCGCGCGGCGCTGCCCCGGCTCTCCTCGCATTTCGGACGCCGTGGCGATCCGTTCCGCCGGACGTCGGCGATGCATTACGGCATCGACATTCCGGGCCGGCTCGGCACGCCGGTGCTGGCATCGGCGCCCGGCGTGGTTCGCTTCGCCGGTAACGCGGGCAGCTATGGCGGGATGGTCGAGATCGCGCATGATGGCGCGGTCGATACGCGCTACGCTCATCTCTCGCGGATCCTGGTGCGGCCGGGTACGCGCGTCGAGCAGGGCCAGCCGGTCGCGCTGATGGGATCGACCGGGCGCTCGACCGGCAGCCACCTCCATTTCGAAGTACGCGTCGCCGGAACCGCAGTCGATCCGCTGCCTTATCTGGGCACGGCGACGTCGCCGACTGTCGCAAAGGCTTGGATCGCGTCCGACGCCCCCCATATCTCGGCCTTCGCCAAGGCGCGCGCCGATGGACAGCAGGGACGCGCTTTCTGA
- a CDS encoding RNA polymerase sigma factor, with translation MSPADEISGLQQVILNERSRLLRFLAARGMADDAEDALHDLWQRVAAAPAQPIADPLSYLFRAAENLVRDRRRSSVSRDRRHHDWHETLPGEESALGERSLIARERLREVQAALAALGPRVETVFRRCRLDGVGQVAIAHELGVSLSSVEKDLQKAYRALGQLRAKFDAE, from the coding sequence ATGAGTCCGGCCGACGAGATCAGCGGGCTGCAGCAGGTCATTCTCAACGAGCGCAGCCGGCTGCTTCGCTTCCTCGCGGCGCGCGGCATGGCCGATGATGCCGAGGATGCACTGCACGATTTGTGGCAGCGCGTCGCGGCGGCTCCGGCGCAGCCGATCGCCGATCCGCTATCCTATCTGTTCCGCGCCGCCGAAAATCTCGTCCGCGACCGCCGCCGCTCGAGCGTGAGCCGCGACCGCCGGCATCATGACTGGCACGAAACGCTGCCGGGCGAGGAGTCGGCGCTGGGCGAGCGCTCGCTGATCGCGCGCGAACGGCTGCGCGAGGTTCAGGCCGCGCTCGCGGCCCTGGGGCCGCGGGTGGAAACCGTGTTCCGCCGCTGCCGGCTCGACGGAGTGGGACAGGTGGCGATCGCGCATGAGTTGGGGGTCAGCCTGAGCTCTGTCGAGAAGGATTTGCAAAAGGCATATCGCGCGCTTGGGCAGCTCAGGGCGAAATTCGATGCGGAATGA
- a CDS encoding FecR family protein, which yields MSEQDLELREAGRLWAIRVQNPAFDDWDGYTAWLERDPAHLEAYEAALDDADWAEELYAAAPAEVVAVPQPRRNWWLPAGAVAAAAIAAVGGWSVLDRDAPAQQIATAPGEHRTIDLADGSRLALNGATRVTIDPDTPRHVVLEQGEARFDVRHDASDPFVVLSGGTRLVDAGTVFNVVQDRDMLEVAVAEGAVIYEPGPGEVRLAPGDTLKRAGKGATPVVGKANPQAIGSWASGELQYDNASLGQVARDLSRSIGRTVRPAAGAERVTVGGGTLVLRGTPDEVLARAGPLLGVRFVADGEGWTMSPTHGPPR from the coding sequence ATGAGCGAACAGGATCTGGAACTTCGGGAGGCGGGCCGGCTCTGGGCGATTCGCGTCCAGAATCCGGCGTTCGACGACTGGGACGGCTATACTGCGTGGCTGGAGCGCGATCCCGCGCATCTCGAAGCCTATGAGGCGGCGCTGGACGATGCGGACTGGGCGGAAGAATTGTACGCTGCAGCCCCTGCCGAAGTGGTCGCCGTGCCGCAGCCGCGCCGCAACTGGTGGCTTCCTGCCGGTGCGGTCGCGGCGGCAGCCATCGCCGCGGTCGGCGGCTGGTCGGTGCTGGATCGCGATGCGCCCGCGCAGCAGATCGCGACTGCGCCCGGCGAGCATCGCACGATCGACCTCGCAGACGGATCACGGCTGGCGCTGAACGGCGCAACGCGCGTGACGATCGATCCCGACACCCCGCGGCACGTGGTGCTGGAGCAGGGCGAAGCGCGGTTCGACGTGCGGCACGATGCCAGCGACCCCTTCGTCGTGCTGTCCGGCGGAACCCGGCTGGTCGATGCGGGCACGGTGTTCAACGTCGTGCAGGACCGCGACATGCTGGAAGTCGCGGTGGCCGAGGGCGCGGTGATCTACGAGCCCGGTCCCGGCGAAGTGCGGCTTGCGCCGGGCGACACGCTCAAGCGCGCGGGCAAGGGCGCCACCCCTGTGGTCGGCAAGGCGAACCCACAGGCGATCGGCAGCTGGGCGTCGGGCGAATTGCAGTATGACAATGCCTCGCTCGGTCAGGTGGCCCGCGACCTGAGCCGCAGCATTGGCCGGACGGTCCGGCCCGCGGCCGGCGCCGAACGCGTGACGGTGGGCGGCGGAACGCTGGTGCTGCGCGGTACGCCCGACGAGGTTCTGGCCCGCGCGGGACCGCTGCTCGGCGTGCGGTTCGTTGCCGACGGGGAAGGATGGACGATGTCCCCCACGCATGGTCCGCCCCGCTAG
- a CDS encoding TonB-dependent receptor, translated as MVRPASPLILASILVTSPAIAQERAAEINLGASRLDTAIKQLSRQTGASIGFRESRLAGLQIRPVRGRFTASQALERMLLGTDIRARRVAPATYLVERFTKPAVVRRPRPSPPVVQPERAPPPEEIVVTATKRDIPLGSYPGGVQIVDGSELSAAESLRGTEAIEARIASVASTHLGPGRNKLFIRGIADSSFVGPTQSTVGQYWGNSRITYSAPDPNLRLYDVKSVEVLEGPQGTLYGAGSLGGVVRVVPRSPDLANFEGSAWGGVLAVQHGKPGVDGGAILNLPIKQDVIGLRMLAFGSVEGGYIDDVARGLEDVNRVRTFGGRAGLRIDPGDDWTVDLNAVGQRIDGDDSQYAERSIGELDRASGIAQPFRNDYWLVDLVARKNWGSLELTSSLGYAGQYVFERFEGTELTDSNDPAVRPTASAAAAAYSQANRISMITGELRLARRGENGTGWLLAASLLHNRTQTNRRMDVAPFRTPLTGVNNGVEEATIYGEATVEPVDRFTLTLGGRLTHASLSGSSEDIAEAVAFRIDPGARASRSETRFLPSVAAAYRAADRLTLFARFQQGFRPGGIAVRREFIQRFAGDRVSTAEAGARYRSPVLDLALSVSATRWTDIQADLVDGFGFPTTANAGDGRVLSIGMVSRWRPVAGLELDAALYLNNSKVTERAFVTLPVEDAVAAAEVERLPNVADATGRIGAAYTHTLRDGLELTANGYARYVGKSTLGIGPLLGRLQGDYVDTGIEVRVGEARRGISLSITNLLDSRGNRFALGSPFLIRDRDQTTPLRPRSVRLGFDLSF; from the coding sequence ATGGTCCGCCCCGCTAGCCCGCTCATCCTCGCATCCATATTGGTGACGTCTCCCGCGATTGCGCAGGAGCGAGCGGCCGAAATCAACCTTGGCGCATCGCGCCTCGATACCGCGATCAAGCAGTTGAGCCGGCAGACCGGCGCCAGCATCGGCTTTCGCGAGTCCAGGCTGGCGGGGCTGCAGATCCGGCCGGTGCGCGGGCGTTTCACTGCATCGCAGGCGCTCGAGCGGATGCTGCTTGGCACCGACATCCGCGCCCGCCGCGTCGCGCCGGCGACCTATCTGGTCGAGCGCTTCACCAAGCCCGCCGTCGTCCGTCGCCCGCGTCCATCTCCGCCGGTCGTCCAGCCCGAGCGTGCGCCGCCGCCCGAGGAAATCGTGGTTACCGCGACCAAGCGCGACATTCCGCTTGGTTCGTATCCGGGCGGCGTTCAGATCGTCGATGGATCGGAACTCAGTGCGGCGGAGAGCCTGCGCGGCACCGAAGCGATCGAGGCGCGGATCGCCAGCGTCGCCTCAACGCATCTCGGCCCGGGACGGAACAAGCTGTTCATCCGCGGTATCGCCGATTCGAGCTTCGTCGGCCCGACCCAATCGACCGTCGGGCAATATTGGGGGAACAGCCGCATCACCTATAGCGCGCCGGACCCGAATTTACGGCTCTACGACGTCAAGAGCGTCGAAGTGCTGGAGGGGCCGCAGGGCACGCTGTACGGCGCCGGATCGCTGGGCGGGGTGGTGCGCGTCGTGCCGCGCTCGCCCGATCTCGCGAATTTCGAGGGATCGGCCTGGGGCGGGGTGCTCGCGGTCCAGCACGGCAAGCCGGGTGTGGATGGCGGCGCGATCCTCAACCTGCCGATCAAACAAGACGTGATCGGGCTTCGGATGCTCGCCTTCGGATCGGTCGAGGGCGGCTATATCGATGACGTCGCGCGCGGGCTTGAGGATGTGAACCGGGTCCGCACCTTCGGCGGGCGCGCCGGGCTGCGGATCGATCCGGGGGATGACTGGACAGTCGATCTCAATGCCGTCGGCCAGCGGATCGATGGCGACGACAGCCAATATGCGGAGCGCAGCATCGGCGAGCTCGACCGAGCAAGCGGGATCGCCCAGCCGTTCCGCAACGACTACTGGCTCGTCGACCTGGTCGCCCGCAAGAATTGGGGATCGCTCGAACTGACTTCGTCGCTCGGCTATGCCGGGCAATATGTGTTCGAGCGGTTCGAAGGCACCGAACTCACCGACTCGAACGATCCCGCAGTCCGGCCCACGGCAAGCGCCGCCGCCGCCGCGTATTCGCAGGCCAACCGCATCTCGATGATAACCGGCGAACTGCGCCTTGCCCGCCGCGGCGAGAACGGCACCGGCTGGCTGCTCGCTGCGAGCCTGTTGCACAATCGCACGCAGACCAACCGGCGCATGGACGTAGCGCCGTTCCGCACACCGCTGACCGGCGTCAATAATGGAGTCGAAGAGGCGACGATCTATGGCGAGGCAACAGTCGAGCCGGTCGATCGCTTCACGCTCACGCTTGGCGGGCGCCTGACGCACGCCAGCCTTTCGGGCAGCTCGGAGGACATTGCCGAAGCGGTCGCCTTCCGGATCGATCCAGGTGCGCGGGCATCGCGGTCCGAGACGCGCTTCCTCCCCTCCGTCGCGGCTGCCTATCGCGCCGCGGACCGGCTGACCTTGTTCGCGCGGTTCCAGCAGGGCTTCCGACCCGGCGGCATCGCCGTGCGCCGCGAGTTCATCCAGCGCTTCGCCGGCGACCGCGTATCGACTGCCGAGGCTGGTGCCCGCTATCGCAGCCCGGTGCTCGATCTGGCGCTCAGCGTATCGGCGACGCGCTGGACCGACATCCAGGCCGACCTGGTCGATGGCTTCGGCTTCCCCACCACCGCCAATGCCGGCGATGGGCGCGTCCTGTCGATCGGCATGGTCTCGCGCTGGCGTCCGGTCGCCGGGCTGGAGCTGGATGCGGCGCTGTACCTCAACAACAGCAAAGTCACCGAACGCGCCTTCGTCACCCTGCCGGTGGAAGACGCGGTGGCGGCGGCGGAAGTCGAGCGCCTCCCCAACGTCGCCGATGCGACCGGCAGGATCGGCGCCGCCTATACCCACACGCTGCGCGACGGTCTCGAACTCACTGCCAACGGCTATGCGCGCTATGTCGGCAAATCGACGCTCGGCATCGGGCCGCTGCTCGGGCGATTGCAGGGCGACTATGTCGATACCGGCATCGAAGTCCGCGTCGGCGAGGCCCGGCGCGGGATTAGCCTGTCGATCACCAATCTGCTCGACTCGCGTGGCAACCGCTTCGCGCTCGGCTCGCCTTTCCTGATCCGCGACCGCGACCAGACCACGCCGTTGCGGCCGCGCAGCGTTCGGCTGGGCTTCGACCTCAGTTTCTAG
- a CDS encoding HPP family protein, whose amino-acid sequence MRLLDRRFALLLAGANWRERSIAGAGAVIGIGLCAAISTLVMPSHGLLLAAPLGASAVLLFAVPSSPLAQPWPIVGGNVVAALVGLVVAHLLGHGALAAGVAVGTAILAMSVLRCLHPPGGGTVLLPVLAPAVLAQGYGFALLPIGLNAIALTAIGIAFHRISGHSYPHRPMKIADRPRLLMVDIDAALEESGETFDVSREDLEALLDRAERHAEARRLATGRRPRT is encoded by the coding sequence ATGCGCCTTCTGGACCGGCGTTTCGCGCTGCTCCTGGCAGGCGCGAACTGGCGCGAACGCAGCATCGCCGGTGCCGGTGCGGTGATCGGCATCGGTCTGTGCGCGGCGATCTCTACGCTGGTGATGCCCAGCCACGGCCTGCTGCTCGCGGCGCCGCTCGGCGCGTCGGCGGTGCTGCTGTTCGCGGTGCCCTCCAGCCCCCTCGCCCAGCCATGGCCGATCGTCGGCGGCAACGTCGTCGCGGCGCTGGTTGGCTTGGTGGTCGCGCATTTGCTCGGACATGGTGCGCTTGCCGCGGGTGTCGCGGTCGGCACGGCGATCCTGGCGATGTCGGTGCTGCGCTGCCTCCATCCCCCGGGCGGCGGCACCGTGCTGCTGCCGGTGCTGGCCCCCGCAGTGCTCGCGCAGGGCTATGGCTTCGCGCTGCTGCCGATCGGGCTCAACGCCATCGCGCTGACGGCGATCGGCATCGCCTTCCATCGCATCTCGGGCCACAGCTACCCGCACCGGCCGATGAAGATCGCCGATCGCCCGCGCCTGCTGATGGTAGACATCGACGCGGCATTGGAGGAATCGGGCGAGACCTTCGACGTCAGCCGCGAGGATCTCGAAGCCCTGCTCGACCGCGCCGAACGCCATGCCGAAGCACGCCGCCTGGCGACGGGACGGCGGCCGCGCACCTGA